In Monodelphis domestica isolate mMonDom1 chromosome 4, mMonDom1.pri, whole genome shotgun sequence, one DNA window encodes the following:
- the ACTMAP gene encoding actin maturation protease isoform X1, with product MAAQGSLPPSPPPLPLPALAAAPPHVFGLEKSHLLKAALERSGPGLGALQDIKRLLMLQKDRFRSDLKWILFCSDVPSLIQEGPQCGLVALWMAGSLLALPQEVPLEKIVAVALERGYTAQGEMFSAANMARLAEEVFGCQVELLSGGLGEPNQSHVFQHLISGCPLLVPYDEDYNHEPCKKKGHKAHWAVGTGLLLGVPSPTLSSSYKEDSELKGLFYPASDKPPLLPEDPPEATYLLSKQGKSWHYQLWDYEQLRESNLQLTDLAPVRTTDGKVYVVPAGGVSEGLCGHTLLLRP from the exons ATGGCTGCCCAGGGATCTctacccccctccccacctcctctgCCCCTACCTGCCCTTGCTGCAGCTCCCCCTCATGTCTTTGGGCTGGAGAAGAGCCACCTCCTGAAGGCAGCCTTGGAGAGGTCTGGGCCAGGGCTGGGGGCCCTCCAGGACATCAAACGGCTCTTAATGCTACAGAAGGACCG TTTCAGGAGCGACTTGAAGTGGATTCTGTTCTGTTCTGACGTGCCTTCCCTCATCCAAGAAGGGCCTCA GTGTGGGCTGGTGGCCCTGTGGATGGCAGGCTCTCTGCTGGCTCTCCCCCAGGAAGTCCCCTTAGAGAAGATTGTGGCTGTGGCTCTGGAGAGAGGGTACACAGCTCAAGGAGAGATGTTCTCAG CAGCCAACATGGCCCGGCTGGCTGAAGAAGTCTTTGGATGCCAAGTGGAGCTGCTATCTGGGGGCCTAGGGGAGCCCAATCAGAGCCATGTCTTCCAGCACCTCATCTCTGGCTGCCCACTGCTGGTCCC CTACGATGAGGATTACAACCATGAGCCCTGTAAGAAGAAGGGGCACAAAGCCCATTGGGCAGTTGGTACAG GCCTCCTGCTTGGGGTTCCTAGTCCCACACTGAGCTCAAGTTATAAGGAGGACTCGGAGTTGAAGGGCCTATTCTACCCAGCATCTGACAAGCCCCCTCTCTTGCCTGAAGATCCCCCTGAGGCCACCTACCTCCTCTCTAAGCAGGGCAAGAGCTGGCATTACCAGCTCTGGGATTATGAACAACTTCGTGAGAGTAATCTGCAGTTGACTGATTTAGCCCCAGTCAGGACCACAGATGGCAAGGTCTACGTGGTGCCTGCTGGTGGGGTGAGCGAGGGCCTCTGTGGCCATACCCTGCTGCTCCGACCCTAG
- the ACTMAP gene encoding actin maturation protease isoform X2: MAAQGSLPPSPPPLPLPALAAAPPHVFGLEKSHLLKAALERSGPGLGALQDIKRLLMLQKDRFRSDLKWILFCSDVPSLIQEGPQCGLVALWMAGSLLALPQEVPLEKIVAVALERGYTAQGEMFSAANMARLAEEVFGCQVELLSGGLGEPNQSHVFQHLISGCPLLVPYPSGLLLGVPSPTLSSSYKEDSELKGLFYPASDKPPLLPEDPPEATYLLSKQGKSWHYQLWDYEQLRESNLQLTDLAPVRTTDGKVYVVPAGGVSEGLCGHTLLLRP; the protein is encoded by the exons ATGGCTGCCCAGGGATCTctacccccctccccacctcctctgCCCCTACCTGCCCTTGCTGCAGCTCCCCCTCATGTCTTTGGGCTGGAGAAGAGCCACCTCCTGAAGGCAGCCTTGGAGAGGTCTGGGCCAGGGCTGGGGGCCCTCCAGGACATCAAACGGCTCTTAATGCTACAGAAGGACCG TTTCAGGAGCGACTTGAAGTGGATTCTGTTCTGTTCTGACGTGCCTTCCCTCATCCAAGAAGGGCCTCA GTGTGGGCTGGTGGCCCTGTGGATGGCAGGCTCTCTGCTGGCTCTCCCCCAGGAAGTCCCCTTAGAGAAGATTGTGGCTGTGGCTCTGGAGAGAGGGTACACAGCTCAAGGAGAGATGTTCTCAG CAGCCAACATGGCCCGGCTGGCTGAAGAAGTCTTTGGATGCCAAGTGGAGCTGCTATCTGGGGGCCTAGGGGAGCCCAATCAGAGCCATGTCTTCCAGCACCTCATCTCTGGCTGCCCACTGCTGGTCCCGTATCCTTCAG GCCTCCTGCTTGGGGTTCCTAGTCCCACACTGAGCTCAAGTTATAAGGAGGACTCGGAGTTGAAGGGCCTATTCTACCCAGCATCTGACAAGCCCCCTCTCTTGCCTGAAGATCCCCCTGAGGCCACCTACCTCCTCTCTAAGCAGGGCAAGAGCTGGCATTACCAGCTCTGGGATTATGAACAACTTCGTGAGAGTAATCTGCAGTTGACTGATTTAGCCCCAGTCAGGACCACAGATGGCAAGGTCTACGTGGTGCCTGCTGGTGGGGTGAGCGAGGGCCTCTGTGGCCATACCCTGCTGCTCCGACCCTAG
- the ACTMAP gene encoding actin maturation protease isoform X3, whose amino-acid sequence MWPLRGGELTLIREKEGFLSRDAVATAMLRSFRSDLKWILFCSDVPSLIQEGPQCGLVALWMAGSLLALPQEVPLEKIVAVALERGYTAQGEMFSAANMARLAEEVFGCQVELLSGGLGEPNQSHVFQHLISGCPLLVPYDEDYNHEPCKKKGHKAHWAVGTGLLLGVPSPTLSSSYKEDSELKGLFYPASDKPPLLPEDPPEATYLLSKQGKSWHYQLWDYEQLRESNLQLTDLAPVRTTDGKVYVVPAGGVSEGLCGHTLLLRP is encoded by the exons ATGTGGCCTCTTCGGGGCGGGGAATTAACGCTAATCCGGGAGAAAGAGGGCTTTCTGTCACGTGATGCCGTAGCGACCGCCATGTTGAGAAG TTTCAGGAGCGACTTGAAGTGGATTCTGTTCTGTTCTGACGTGCCTTCCCTCATCCAAGAAGGGCCTCA GTGTGGGCTGGTGGCCCTGTGGATGGCAGGCTCTCTGCTGGCTCTCCCCCAGGAAGTCCCCTTAGAGAAGATTGTGGCTGTGGCTCTGGAGAGAGGGTACACAGCTCAAGGAGAGATGTTCTCAG CAGCCAACATGGCCCGGCTGGCTGAAGAAGTCTTTGGATGCCAAGTGGAGCTGCTATCTGGGGGCCTAGGGGAGCCCAATCAGAGCCATGTCTTCCAGCACCTCATCTCTGGCTGCCCACTGCTGGTCCC CTACGATGAGGATTACAACCATGAGCCCTGTAAGAAGAAGGGGCACAAAGCCCATTGGGCAGTTGGTACAG GCCTCCTGCTTGGGGTTCCTAGTCCCACACTGAGCTCAAGTTATAAGGAGGACTCGGAGTTGAAGGGCCTATTCTACCCAGCATCTGACAAGCCCCCTCTCTTGCCTGAAGATCCCCCTGAGGCCACCTACCTCCTCTCTAAGCAGGGCAAGAGCTGGCATTACCAGCTCTGGGATTATGAACAACTTCGTGAGAGTAATCTGCAGTTGACTGATTTAGCCCCAGTCAGGACCACAGATGGCAAGGTCTACGTGGTGCCTGCTGGTGGGGTGAGCGAGGGCCTCTGTGGCCATACCCTGCTGCTCCGACCCTAG